The genome window TCGCCGGCGCATCGAAGAGGCGCGAGGCTGCGGCGAGTTGCTCCGGCGTGCCGAGCAGCAATACGATGTCTCCCTCGTGCAGGACCCAGACCGGGTCGGGGTTGGGGGTCACCTCGTCCCCCCGCTTGATCACCAGGAGCGTGGCGCCCGAGCGGGCTCGCAGGGTCCCCTGCCGCAGGCTTTCTCCTTCGATGGAGGCTCCCTTCTTTACGCGAAAGGTGGCGATCTCCGCGCCGGAGAGGTACCCGGCGATCCCCACGGCGTGGCTGTGCCGGCGGCTCATGGTGCGGAACATGTCGTAGGAGCCCCGCCGGATTTCGCCCACGCACTGCTCGATCTGATCCTGGGGGACGAGGAAGTTGCGCAGGACCCGGGAGAATATCTCGATGGACGTTTCGAACTCCTCCGGCACCACCTCGTTGGCGCCCAGCTTGTACAGGGGCTCCATCTCGGCAATGTAGCGGGTCCGGACGATGATGTGGATGGTGGGGCTCATCTGCCGCGCCTGGGCCACGACCCGGCGGCTGGCGGCCGCGTCGGAAATGGCGATGACGATGCTGCGCGCGCGCTCCACGGCTGAGTGGGTGAGGACCTCGGGCCGGGTGGCGTCGCCGAACATAATGCGTGTTCCCTTGCTCTTTTCCGTAGAAACCGTGAAGGGATTGGTCTCGATCACCACATGGGGGATCTTCTGGACCTTCAGCACCCGGGAAAGATTCCTGCCGTTGACGCCGTAGCCCACCACGATCACATGGTCCGTCAGGGAGAGCTTCTTCTCTTTCCCCCGCAGCGCACCCCGTCCCCGGATCAGGGGAGTCGGCAGAACCCCCACCAGATAAGTCGCCACCGGTGCGCCGATCTTGAGGCAGAGGGGGGTGAGGGCCATGGTGGCCACCGATGCGGCCAGGAATATCTGGTAGAACTCCTTGGAGAGGAGGCCGTACTGCATGCCGGTCTGTGAGAGAATGAATGAGAATTCGCCGACCTGGGCCAGGGACAGGGCCGTGACGATGCCCACCCGCGCAGGGATGCCGAGGGCCATGGCCGCCCCGCCCGTGACCAGAAACTTCACCACCAGGATGGTCAGAACGAGCGTGACCACCAGGACCGGCTGCCGAACCAGGACGGACAGATCCAGCAGCATGCCGACGGAGATGAAAAACAGGCTCATGAAGGCATCGCGGAACGGGATGATGTCTCCCAGGGCCTGGTGGCTGTACTCCGATTCGGAGATGGCAAGGCCGGCGATGAATGCCCCAAGGGCCAGCGACAGTCCCACCTGGGCCGTGAGCCAGGCCGTGCCGAAGCCGATGAAGATGATCGTAAGGATGAAGAGTTCGCGGCTGCGGCTCTTGACCACCTGCTCGAATATCCAGGGGACCAGGAACCGGGAGCCGAAGTGGGCCACCACCACCACGGCCGCCGCCTTGAGAGACACCAGGACTATCCCTGTCCAGCCGTTGCCGGCCCCGGCCAGGAAGGGAGTGAAGAGCATGAGGGGGACCACGCAGAGGTCCTGGAAAATCAGGATGCCGAGCGCCATCTTGCCGTGGGGCGTGTCCATCTCCCCCTTGTCCATGAGCAGTTTCATGAGGATGGCGGTACTGGAGAGGGCTACCAGGAAGCCGAAGAAGGTGGCCTGGGAGAGTGGTATGCCGAAGGCGTATGCCAGGACCGCCACGATGGCGATGGTGACCCCCACCTGCATCCCCCCGCCCCAGAAGACGAGGTGCTTGATCCGCATCAACTCCTTGAGGGAGTATTCGATGCCGATGGTGAAGAGCAGGAGCACCACCCCGATCTCGGCCATCTGCTCGACCTGGTGGGTATCCTTGATGAGCCCCAGGGCGTAGGGCCCGGCCAGAATGCCGGTGGCGAGAAAGCCGATAATGGAAGGGAACATGAGCCGGCGCAGGAGCACCACCGTAAAAACAGCCAGCCCGAAAAGTATTTCCATGTCACGGAGTACCTGAAATTCCACGAAGACCTCATCTTGAATGTTGAAAGGGGCCGGCCGGACCTGAAGCCATGGCTGCCCCAAAGGATGGGATGGCTCCCCGCCGGTCAGAGCACCGTTCCGGTTCTGATCATTCCCAACGAAAGGAGTACGGCAACTGAATCAAGCGGCGCGACCGGTGGTCAAGGCGGTGTTTCGAGCATGGCGCGTATCGCGTTGATTCGCTCGCGCTCGGCCAGGAGATGCACCGTGTCTCCCGCCTCGATGAGGGTGCCGCCGCCGGGGACGACGAACTCTCCCCGCCGCTGGATCAAAACGATAAGTGATCCCGGTGGGAGATGGAGATCCACGATCTGACGATTCACGGCCGATGACGCGGACGAGATATCAACCTCGACCAGCTCGCCCTTTTCCTCGTCAGACGGCTCGAACTCGAAAGGACGTCGGGGCTTGGCGGAAATGGGGGCGTCCAGGCCAAGCCAGCGGGCGGTGAGCGGGATCGTGGACCCCTGGAGGAGCGCCGAGGTAAAGACTATGAAGAAAACAATGTTGAAAATCATCTCAGCCTTGTCGACACCGGCCATCAACGGAAAGGTGGCAAGCACGATGGGGACCGCTCCGCGCAGGCCGACCCACGAAATCATCGTTTTTTCCCGAACGGTCATGGGGGTAAAGGAAAGCGTCGCAAAGACGCTGACGGGCCGGGCCACCAGCATGAGAAAAGCTGCCGTGCTCAGTCCCACGAGCGTCACGGGAACGAGGTGAGTGGGAAAAACCTGCAGCCCGAGAATCAGGAACATGGTGATCTGCATCAGCCAGGCAAGACCGTCGTGAAACCGGATAAGGCTCTTTTTCTGCACGAAGGAGCTGTTCCCCATGACCAGCCCCGCCGCATAGACCGCGAGAAAGCCGTTCCCTCTCAGAAGAGCGGTGCCGCTGTAGATCAGAAGCACCAGGGTCAGGGTAAGCACGGAGTAGAGCCCTTCGTACTCCAGGCGGAGCCGGTTGATCAGGAGGACTCCTCCCTTGCCCAGGAGATAGCCTGCAGCCGCGCCGACCGCCATTTGCCACAGAACGAGCAGGGGCAGATGGTAGAGCTTGGCGCCGGGATCCACCAGCAGGGAAATAATGGCAACGGTCAGGAAGACCGCCATGGGATCGTTGCTACCCGATTCAAGTTCGAGGAACGGTTTCAGTTCGCCGCGAAGACTTACGTTGCGGGAACGGAGCACCGAAAACACGGCCGCAGCATCGGTGGATGAGACAATGGCCCCCACCAGCAGCCCCTCGAGCAATGAAAAATCGAGAACCTCATGGACAAACCAGCCGACCAGCAGGGCCGTGACAAACACTCCCAGAGTCGAGAGAATCAGCGCCCGGCCCAGCACCGGCCGGACAGAGCGCCAGTTGGTGTCGAGACCGCCGGCAAAGAGGATATAGGCGAGAGCCACGATGCCGAGAGACTGGACGAGGACCGGCTTGTCGAACTCGAAGCCGCCCGGGCCGTCGGAGCCGGCCAGCATCCCCACCAGAAGGAAGAGAAGAAGCGCCGGCACCCCCAGTCGACTCGACACCTTACTGGCGAGGATGCTCACCAGCAAGAGGAGGGAAGTACCCAAAAGTAGATATTCGAATGGGGTCATGGGCAGCGGGATCCCCTCGCGGAAGGTGCGATGTCACGGCCGGGGCGCCGGGAAACGGCGGGAGCCATCAGAGATACTGCTTCAGGCCGCGGCGCTCCAGGTCTTCCACAATCTTCCTGACGTCCTGGGCTCCATCCTTGGCGCAGACCATCAGGCATCGGGGG of Geobacter anodireducens contains these proteins:
- a CDS encoding sodium:proton exchanger translates to MEFQVLRDMEILFGLAVFTVVLLRRLMFPSIIGFLATGILAGPYALGLIKDTHQVEQMAEIGVVLLLFTIGIEYSLKELMRIKHLVFWGGGMQVGVTIAIVAVLAYAFGIPLSQATFFGFLVALSSTAILMKLLMDKGEMDTPHGKMALGILIFQDLCVVPLMLFTPFLAGAGNGWTGIVLVSLKAAAVVVVAHFGSRFLVPWIFEQVVKSRSRELFILTIIFIGFGTAWLTAQVGLSLALGAFIAGLAISESEYSHQALGDIIPFRDAFMSLFFISVGMLLDLSVLVRQPVLVVTLVLTILVVKFLVTGGAAMALGIPARVGIVTALSLAQVGEFSFILSQTGMQYGLLSKEFYQIFLAASVATMALTPLCLKIGAPVATYLVGVLPTPLIRGRGALRGKEKKLSLTDHVIVVGYGVNGRNLSRVLKVQKIPHVVIETNPFTVSTEKSKGTRIMFGDATRPEVLTHSAVERARSIVIAISDAAASRRVVAQARQMSPTIHIIVRTRYIAEMEPLYKLGANEVVPEEFETSIEIFSRVLRNFLVPQDQIEQCVGEIRRGSYDMFRTMSRRHSHAVGIAGYLSGAEIATFRVKKGASIEGESLRQGTLRARSGATLLVIKRGDEVTPNPDPVWVLHEGDIVLLLGTPEQLAAASRLFDAPATGGGPVAAPRADNSRHDTSNRRDQ
- a CDS encoding K+/H+ antiporter, translating into MTPFEYLLLGTSLLLLVSILASKVSSRLGVPALLLFLLVGMLAGSDGPGGFEFDKPVLVQSLGIVALAYILFAGGLDTNWRSVRPVLGRALILSTLGVFVTALLVGWFVHEVLDFSLLEGLLVGAIVSSTDAAAVFSVLRSRNVSLRGELKPFLELESGSNDPMAVFLTVAIISLLVDPGAKLYHLPLLVLWQMAVGAAAGYLLGKGGVLLINRLRLEYEGLYSVLTLTLVLLIYSGTALLRGNGFLAVYAAGLVMGNSSFVQKKSLIRFHDGLAWLMQITMFLILGLQVFPTHLVPVTLVGLSTAAFLMLVARPVSVFATLSFTPMTVREKTMISWVGLRGAVPIVLATFPLMAGVDKAEMIFNIVFFIVFTSALLQGSTIPLTARWLGLDAPISAKPRRPFEFEPSDEEKGELVEVDISSASSAVNRQIVDLHLPPGSLIVLIQRRGEFVVPGGGTLIEAGDTVHLLAERERINAIRAMLETPP